One window from the genome of Cucumis melo cultivar AY chromosome 10, USDA_Cmelo_AY_1.0, whole genome shotgun sequence encodes:
- the LOC103501438 gene encoding uncharacterized protein LOC103501438 — translation MGFSKEEKSKRLWRGIKTLFFLITMLISLLLFSAPVLLVLADALLPSALLSASLYPYSFSLKSLPSYLSNYDFRSSLVDIPLISFIRSAIIICVYSFCDGPRLSHGPYLGITTFCSVISLVFVSLKASFVFSGGLRDVGRGGYVRSMEVALFMCSLALAVGHVAVAYRTSCRERRKLLVYKIDIEAVSACKSGFPRYQKILQEERVK, via the exons ATGGGTTTCTCAAAAGAAGAGAAATCTAAGCGTTTATGGAGAGGAATCAAGACCCTTTTCTTCTTAATCACTATGCTGATTTCCCTTCTCCTGTTCTCTGCCCCTGTTCTTCTTGTCCTTGCTGATGCCCTTCTTCCCTCTGCTCTTCTCTCTGCTTCTCTTTATCCTTACTCTTTTTCCCTTAAATCCCTTCCTTCTTATCTCAGTAACTACGATTTTCGATCCTCCCTTGTTGATATCCCTCTCATTTCTTTCATACGATCCGCTATCATTATCT GTGTTTATAGCTTTTGCGATGGGCCGAGGCTCTCGCATGGGCCGTATTTGGGGATTACTACGTTTTGTTCTGTGATTTCCTTGGTGTTTGTTTCGTTGAAGGCTTCGTTTGTGTTTAGTGGCGGGTTGAGAGATGTTGGACGAGGAGGATATGTGAGAAGTATGGAGGTGGCTTTGTTTATGTGTTCCTTGGCTTTGGCTGTTGGCCATGTTGCTGTGGCGTATAGGACGAGTTGTAGAGAGAGGAGGAAGCTCCTTGTTTACAAGATTGATATTGAAGCG GTTTCTGCTTGCAAGAGTGGTTTCCCCAGGTaccaaaagattcttcaagaGGAAAGGGTGAAGTAA